A single region of the Brachypodium distachyon strain Bd21 chromosome 3, Brachypodium_distachyon_v3.0, whole genome shotgun sequence genome encodes:
- the LOC100836664 gene encoding E3 ubiquitin-protein ligase CHIP gives MSPAAAAEASSKRQAELLKQEGNGFFKRDRISAAIDAYTGAIALCQNVAVYWTNRALCFKKRNEWDRVEEDCRRAIQLDSHSVKAHYMLGLALLNKQELAEGIKELEKALELGRGAHPTGYMVEDIWQELSKAKYIEWESRSKERSSQLHRLKAACESALRNYNSVDNPTADVCQEHLVELDEVFRKAAKTDTPTEIPDHLCCKITLDVFRDPVITPSGITYERSVLLDHLNKVGRFDPVTREALEPHQLIPNLAMKEAVDVFLGEHGWAYRAR, from the exons ATGtctcctgcggcggcggcggaggcgtcgTCGAAGCGGCAGGCGGAGCTGCTCAAGCAGGAGGGCAACGGCTTCTTCAAGAGGGACCGCATCAGCGCCGCCATCGACGCATACACCGGG GCCATAGCTCTCTGCCAAAATGTTGCAGTATATTGGACTAATCGGGCACTATGCTTCAAGAAGCGAAA TGAATGGGATAGGGTTGAGGAAGATTGTAGAAGGGCTATCCAGCTTGACAGCCACTCCGTTAAG GCACATTACATGCTTGGGCTTGCACTTCTGAACAAGCAAGAATTGGCTGAAGGAATAAAAGAACTAGAGAAG GCTTTGGAGCTTGGAAGGGGTGCACATCCTACAGGCTACATGGTTGAAGATATCTGGCAAGAGCTTTCTAAAGCAAAATACATTGAATGGGAAAGCCGTTCAAAAGAGCGGTCCTCCCAATTGCATAGGCTGAA GGCAGCATGTGAATCAGCTCTTAGGAACTATAACAGTGTTGACAATCCAACTGCAGATGTGTGTCAAGAGCATCTAGTAGAGCTAGACGAAGTTTTCAGGAAAGCTGCGAAGACTGATACTCCAACAGAA ATTCCTGACCATCTCTGCTGCAAGATTACACTTGATGTCTTCAGAGATCCAGTGATCACTCCAAGTGGAATCACCTATGAGAGGTCTGTGCTTCTTGACCATCTAAACAAG GTGGGGAGATTCGACCCTGTGACCCGCGAAGCGCTTGAGCCACACCAGCTGATCCCAAACCTCGCCATGAAGGAGGCTGTAGATGTATTTTTGGGCGAGCATGGTTGGGCTTACAGGGCGAGGTGA